The genomic DNA CTCACCTTCTCCAGCTGCGGCAGGTGTCCCAACTGCCAGGCGGACGCCTCGGCCTACTGCGAGGGTTCCACCGATCTCAACATGCGCGGCAACCGCGACGAGTCAGGTGCGCTGTACGCGGACGGTGCCCCCATCGGCGGCGGGTTTTTCGGCCAGTCCAGCTTCTGTACCTATGCGATCGCCGGCAGCCGCAATGCGGTGGTGCTGCCCGAGGCGATCGATCCCGCGCTCGCCGCGCCGCTGGGCTGCAGCGTGCAGACCGGGGTGGGGTCCGTGCTCAATGTGCTTGCGCCGCAACCTGCGGATGCGCTCGTGGTGTTCGGTGCCGGCGCCGTGGGGCTCTCGGCGGTCATGGGTGCCCGCATCGCGGGCTGCCGGACCGTCATCGCGGTTGACCCGATCGCCGAACGACGGACGCTGGCAACCGAATTGGGCGCCACCGCGACGATCGACCCGACCGGCTGCGACGCCGCCGCAGCGGTGCTGGAGCTGACCGGGGGAGTGGCCGCCGCGGTCGACACCACCGCACGGCCCGATGTCCTCGCCGCAGCGGTCGGGGTGTTGCGCGAACGCGGCACGCTGGCTCTGCTGGGCCTCGGCGCATTGACGGCCGACCTGCCCGTCGCGCTCATCATGGGCAAAGGCCTGACCGTGCGCGGGGTGGTGGAGGGCGACAGCGAACCGCACACCTTCATCCCGCGCTTGGTCGATCTGCACCGCCGTGGCGAACT from Mycobacterium sp. DL440 includes the following:
- a CDS encoding NAD(P)-dependent alcohol dehydrogenase, coding for MLNARAAVVLDAGADPQLIDVQIREPRGDEVLVRIDAVGICHTDVSVAARFRKLPMVFGHEGAGTVVQAGPDAAPRIGDQVVLTFSSCGRCPNCQADASAYCEGSTDLNMRGNRDESGALYADGAPIGGGFFGQSSFCTYAIAGSRNAVVLPEAIDPALAAPLGCSVQTGVGSVLNVLAPQPADALVVFGAGAVGLSAVMGARIAGCRTVIAVDPIAERRTLATELGATATIDPTGCDAAAAVLELTGGVAAAVDTTARPDVLAAAVGVLRERGTLALLGLGALTADLPVALIMGKGLTVRGVVEGDSEPHTFIPRLVDLHRRGELPIDKFVSRYPFADFDRAWVAAKSADVVKPVLITGR